The DNA sequence CAGTTAAGGCCCAGAGGATGATATGGTATTCAAGTAAAATCTTTgaatggaaaataatttctttttttgcccCCCGCTCTGTagcggaggctggagtgcagtagtgcgatcttggctcactgcaagctccgcctcctgggtttacgccattctcctgcctcagcctccggagtagctgggactacaggcgcccgccaccacacctggttaattttttgtatttttagtggagacgggatttcatcttgttagccaggatggtcttgatctcctgacctcgtgatctgcccacttcggcctcccaaagtgctgggattacaggtgtgagccaccacgctagGCCAAATAGAAAAAGTTTTTAACAATGTTGAGGTGAGCCCTGAGAATAGGTTAAGTACCCTGACTCTACATCTGTAATCATGTCATTCTTTTACccttctgtttctccttttctttctcatcatTCAGAATTATCTTCTTCCTTGCAAATAGCATAAGGTTTAACTAAAACTGCTAAATAATTATATTACCTTATGTATAAGGAGTCTGGATAAAAGGTGTGTTGAGAGTTGGGGCAATGGCACACTGACATTTTTATAGACTCCGATGCTTCCTGTTCCTGCTACCCTTGGTCCTTCAAGAATGTCTTCCCCCATGGGAGAACACTGAGCATAGACATTCTAGCTTCACTTAAATATAACCAcatacaatgaaaaagaaatagggCATTTTCTTCAGGTGTCCCTTTACTGGGGAGGAAAATTTTCCAGGAACCCCCTGCAAACTTTGTCAGTTCCCACTGACCAGCACTGAGTCACATCCATTTCTCTTGCTGCAAGAGGGGAGGGTAGAAAGACAAAATTCTgctgttttcaatatttttcctaGAAGACAGTTTCAGtcagtgtgttagtccattcttaccctgctataaggacatacctgagactggctaatttataaagaaagaagtttaattgattcacagttctgcagggctggggaggcctcaggaaacttacgatcatggcggaaggggaacaAACACGTCTTttttcacaaggcggcaggagggaGAAGAATGAGAACCAGTGAAAGGGGAATCCCCTTATAAAAACcagcagatcttgtgagaatgtactcactatcatgagaattgcatgggggaaaccactcccatgattcaactacctcccacctggtacctcccacaacaagtggggattatggaaactactattcaagacgagatttgggtggggacacagtcaaaccatatcggTCACTGAGAAAAATAGGATGAAGTGGACagtttttataattaattaaacaattaatttgtattgtataaatttaaagtatacaagtaTGATGTCTTGATACACATAGtcatagtgaaatgattactacaagTAAGCAATTTAAGATATTCATTACTTTccatagtaactttttttttttcaggatgagATTGAATTGTTCCTAGTCAACCAGCAgcatcttcctctctttctccgtTCCTCAGCCTCCTCTTCATATTTAGGCTTCATACTGTCTACTTCCTCTGAACTCCTTTAATGAACATTACCTGTACTAGTCATTTGATGTTTAAATAATAGCCACGTGACTAACTACTATTTTGTGAATATGTCTGTATTCATTTCTTGGGGCTGCtgaaacaaaataccataaactgtgTGTTCAatcacagaaatttattgtctcacagtgctggaggctaGAATTCTGAGATGAATGTATTGTTCACTTGGCCATGCTCCCTCCGAAGGTGCTTGGGGAGAACCTGTTCCTGGCTTCTTACCTAGCTTCTGATCATTTCTTAGTGTGTGGCAGCATAATTTCAACCTTCACATGATGTTTttacctgtgtatgtgtgtcccTGTGTTCAAATTTTGCCTTTATATGTTGGATCAGGGTCCATTCTAATGACCTCAGTCTATTTCCAAAGAAGGTCACAGCACCAGACACTAGGGGTTAACACTTCAACGTCTTTTGTGAGAACACATTTCAACTCCTAATAATGTCTGCTGAGAAAGTAAATGACGTTGTGGCAAGACCTTTTTCCTCATGTGCATGTTTCACAAAGTGCATGAAGCAGAGTGTTTTTAGCATAGtaattgcttaataaatattctgATTGATCCTGATTCAGATATTCCTCTTCTAAGTGAATGCCACTCAAAATGAGGTCTATTGAGTAGTAGTGTTGCAGCACATCTTAACAGAtcttgtgtgtgtggggggagggggaactATGCCAAGGTCAGAGAAAATTTGGGAATAGGATTGTAGTACAATAAGCTAAAAATGTTGCATAGGTTATTTCACCCCTGGGAAATTTCAAAGACTTTAATATGTCATGTAATAGGGATCTGTCAAAGGAGAATGCATTATTTGATATTTGCCAAACATATGGGCCATATTTTTTCCTACACAGAACAATTGCTAATGTCTTCTGCACAGAGTCATGTTACAAACACTATTTGGGAAATCTGCTCTTAGTTCATTGGCACTGGCTCAGAGATCACAACTAAAGAAACAAATAGAGTTAACTTTCTCAGATCCCGGGGTATGTATTAAATCACATGTCAATCCCATTTTTAGTagctacatatttattttatgacaGCCTAAACCTTCTCATGGCCCACAAAGAATTATATATTTTGTGGTTGGTCATCAAATCAAAACGATCTTAAGTGAGTATGAAGTTTTGTAAAAAGGTAAACttagctgattttattttttaattttgtttgaaaGACTAGAAATGTCTAGAGCGATTATTAAAACTTTGATTGTTCATAATGCTTCATCTTATAATATCCATTACTTGTTTATATGACTTGTTTGATAGTATTTGGATTTGGTCACATTTTACTATAATGATATAGAAACAGGCCAAAAGGGAACCAGTGGTGGGGACCTGGGATGGGATTGTCTGgagaaagaggggaagagagacATATGAAAGACCAAAGGTCTGCATCACAGAAGCTAATTGTGACGCTATTCATATCAGGTTACAAGAACACTTGCACAAGCAGGTGCATCAAGCAGGAACTCCCCTCCTCTCTAGCATTGCAAACCCCTATAGGGTTTTTAAAACTCAGCTCAAAATGGCACCTAGAACCAAGAAGCCTTCTGCCTGATTTATCTGGAAATACATTAGTTCCTTTCTCTGGTCCTGAAGGAGTGGCTCTGTACTCAAAGTCAAGCTCAAAAAGCCTGAGTGCATGTAGTATACAGAGTAAGACAAAAATCTTACTTTCATTTATGACTCTTACTTAGGCAGTTTGCCAAACTGAACTGATTGAAAAAAACAATGGCAGTTTGAGGAACCTGAAATCAACAGACCCTCCGGCTTGAACTTCAAGTCAGTAGACCTTCAAGTTAGTGAAGTTTGAACTTAGGAGAGACTGTTTTGAGCACATTTTTGCTAACTGCGGGCTTTATATTTTTTGGAgcatgttacttaacctcttaAGTCCTCACTTTTTCTTCAGCAAAATAAAGCCTGGAATTGCTATTAAATTGAACCTTTATGAAATTGCTGtttttgaatataaaaatgttgaaatattaCCATTTAATGTGCTTCAACCTACTACGCAGAGAGTagttatgagatttttttctaataaatggGCTGAAAGTAGCTGGCCAATTGAGTTAAACTAATAATAATAGAGAGCTATTGTTATTATCTATATGGTTTCTATCCAAACATACTTCTATTTTGCATAGAACACTGGCAGCTACATGTATTGATCACTCCATGGATACTCTAAGTTAAataacacattcaaaagttaaaatttcaaatttcaactAAGAGATCAATAAACATTACTTATAAATGAATTGAAATGTTTATTGATCTCTTACATTTATAACTGTAAAAATGAAAGACtttaacatgtttattttcatGGATCTTAGATTCCaagcatattctttttttattttatttttctccagaagGCATCAGAGCTCATGATTTCAAACATATTAACTTAAACCATAAGGTTTTCTTAAAGGCTTAGACTTTCTTCCTGAACAAAAGATTTAAGAACTTAAGTGCCTTTTAAACTAAGAAGAATGATTTATGCCATTGCCTGAAACAAATCTGCCTAACAGCTGTTTGCAACTATATAACAGGAAATTAGAACCCTATTTTGAAGGGTAGCTAGATTTGGTGGTACTTATAAGGCCCAAATCTCTGTTTTGAAACAGTAAGATTGGAATTGGCAGGGTCTTCTCTGGACACCTGGGTTGAGATTGGGGAAACAAGGTTAGAAATGCTGTCGCCCTTAGCATGACTGCTATATTCCAATCAGAGTCAGCTACACATGTCCAGGTTTGGCTTCAAACTGATGACTCTTAACCAACAATGATAGGAGGTATGTTAAATCAGATTGCTTTCTAAATCTGATTCCCAAAAAGTGTACGCAAAAAACACCCCAAACAGTGGCATtgacttttttataatttcaaggTTTGAAGTCATTAAGCATGATGGAAAAAATCAAGAGTTGGCTGTGGCATTTGGTGGCTAGAAATTCATCTGTTAGGACAAGGGAAATGAGGCATAGATTTCATCTGCAACATTGCCTAGGAAATATTTAGGGCCTGGACTTAACCACTGAAGAACGTTGCCATCGGAGTTCTGCATCCATAGTCTACCCTGAGAGCACCTGCTCCCTCCTAGCAAAGGCTGCTTTGTAATGATTTTCTTTTAGTATATTTGATTGCCAACTTAAATTTGATGAATCTCATTGGTCCTAAAATATACACAGGATGCTACAATGATgtccttgtttttgtttaatttagaGGCAAATTGAATGTTAAAATAAGAGTATGAATGGTGGTTTAGTGATTGCATTTGAGGGAAGTGAAGGGTGGTCTGTGCTTGAGCAGTGAGGGTTGGGAATTTTCTGCTGTAGGTAAGAGTTAAAACAACACCCAGTCAATCCCATGTAAGTGAAGTTCTTTAGTTCTCTTCCTAATGTAATCTGAAGTAATAGATTTTATAATAATGAATAGAAACACATTCACTTCTATTTTCTTGTGCTTGCTGGAACCCACTGTGGGATTTCTACTGTCCATCCTGACTGGTCTCAGTTGACTTACCATTCCCCAAGGTCTGTCAAATCTAGGAAAGGATGCTCACTTCCTCCCTGCTAGGGGTTTGCTCTTTCTATATGGTAGTAAAAGCTACAATTCTTTTTTGGACTAAAGACAATTTTATTCTCTGTTCTTGGACCAAGAGGTGGCAATACAATAAAGCTTACTTCAGATTTCCTTATGTGTGATAAATCTGTATTCTGTGAGTAAGTTCTCACTAGGTCAGAACAGAGAAGCTACTCTTTGTAGTCTCTTCAAAGTGAGGAAATTAGTAATTAACTAGAAAAACCCAGACAATAGCTGTTCTTATCGTGAATGTGTCTATCTTTTGTCTCCTAAAACAGAAACAGACAGGCTGTTTTGTTAGTAAACCTAGACAGAAATTTCAAAATTCGGAACTATAACTACAATAATTTATCAACTTCTGATTcatatttgttatatttaaaaatttaataatttataaaagactATTAATGGCCTAGCATCCTTGGAAACCCTGCTGCTCAGTGCTGGCTAATTTACCTTCCCCCTTCATGACAGTCTCACTCCTTTCACTCTCCAATATTCCACTCAGATCTTCTCTGTTTCATACCTTCATGTTGATGGAAAGTGTATGGAGAACTTTCCTTAGCTACTATTTGTAATTTCAACTGAGGATTTCTGAAGTAACAGATTTTGTTGTTACttctaacaataaaaaaaagtcagACCTGGGTAGATTTTAGTGGGATGTGGCCCTAAAGTCTTCTTTGCAATCACACTGGATTAGAGACTTTTGTGTATCTTGGGCCCAGAATGTCACATACAGAACTCTTTTCTCTTCTGCCACCATATTTCACTGGGATTATAGAGAAAAGTAAAGCCTGTCTGAAACACCAGCTAGAACAtgcattctgaatttttaaaatgtctatattaGAAGAATAGTCATTATGTGAATTAGAACAGTagttaaattataatttttccttAATTGTAGAAGAAAGGATGTATGCATTAACTGAATATATGTCTACAAATATTGAGGTTATATTATGCTTGGTTAGATTGCTAAGACTATCCCTGGCCATGAGAGCCAAGTCAACTATAAAATTTGCTTCACAGTTATCAACAGTTGAATTCTCAGCTTTTATATTGTCAATAtacaagtagaaagaaagaaaaatatttatagctAGATGCTCAGAGATTGGAAAgtataagaaactccattttgaaaaCACAGATTTCAGAATAAACTCTCTTTTCTGACTCTCAAAACAGGTTCACATGTCCTTTAGCTATagtcaaagaaaaattttactgGATAGAGTTAAACAGACAAGAAAACtttattcaagactattgcaatagggGAGAGAGAATGAACTCAATTTCACTGAAACAAAAGACTAAAAGACTTTCAGATGTTGGGGTGAGCTAGTAAAAATGTACTGGAGGCAGCTGGGGGAAGTTTAGTCGATGTAATCAGGCCATTTCATTTGTTAATTGTTGCTTATGAAAGTCAAAAGTTAGGCTCCTGCCCTCCCATAGAGACTGAAAGGTGAAAAATGCCTCTTccttgatgattacatttcaaatgGATGACTCCCAGGCCTTTGAGGAAAACATTCCTGTGTCTTAAAACTAGCcaacaggattttaaaaagatttacatgCCTAAAGGCCAGAGAGAGAATTTGCAATTATCCAGTGTTCTAATGTAAATGCACCAAGAATAGTGAGGGAAGAGAAATATAGTCAGGGAGAAACTTGTCTAAAGTTTATTTAAACTGAGAGTGAAATTaaggtcatctttttttttttttcttcttcttcttcttcttcttcttcttcttcttcttcttcttcttcttcttcttcttcttcttcttcttcttcttctccttctccttctccttctccttctccttctccttctccttctccttcttcttctctttattttttttttattgagacgaagtttcactctttttgcccaggctggagtgcaatggtgtgatcttggctcattgcaacctccgcttcccgagtGTAggctgttatgcccagaccgtttattccccgaagaagaccaccagagtccagagtcaaagctaagcagcaaggatctttattacaggttcgaacctggaactctccctcgctcgtgaaacgagacggtcaggagagctcccccactgagctccgagcagtgttatatagtctaagaaaagtgggcatagagttattatacaaatcagatatatgattggctagtgtttgaacaaggcgatttggctaactatgattggttcccgccatttctgatattttggttcaaactttgaggtgggagagcaggtttatggcagcaagagtttatcttacttaaacacgtcttgtgaccttgcctcagaacttacaaaatctctggtatgtgcaaaacaaaatctctggtacgtgcagaaaaccaggtactcacagaacttacgaaatctctggtatgtgcaaagattagagggcagaacaagggtgtagcgggtggggggcgggtacacatctatctttgtgtcctttcatttcccccttctcataagtaactggatgtccaatcttggatttccagagtcttataatatagcctcactttctgggtgcaggagaggctggtgatggctacggaggaccattagttggatggtattaaacctttctctgacaaattgtaaaattttatttaccacacaggggcctatagtgaatagaagtagtaaagacattagggggcctaaaaggggtgccagaagggaaaacattgaagagctccaccaattgttagcggctgtagtgaattgttgctttttcatttctaagcttagttcgtgtaggcgttggactctttcctcaactaaccctgactcatttatatagaaacagcattcttctttgaggaacatacaggtacctcctttctcagccgtgagtaagtctaaggctctgcggttttgaagggtgacctgtgctagggaggtgagctgccgctgaagggaagctagggaataggcggagtcttccataggAACAGAGAactgttgtaacagcttgtcgttttctatcatggagtgttgtagggcccctcctgctaaccccgctgcgacgacagaggtggttaaggatattccggcaattagtggtagaaaaactgctcgtctatgtcgcaCAGTTTCAGTTGGGgcagtccctgcccagcctatgaactctgccggggtcagcagggtcagtcggggaactagtgTAACAGGGATGCACAACTGtacgtcagagatgcttttggacagagtttttaacagagtcatattacaccagaagaacacaccagggggagcatgTATGGggctattagggtatgtagccgtcTGGTTGCAGAGGCTGCTACTAAATGCTGAATAACAGTAGGGGTATTTCTtttggtatgggtcacggtacagggctacaTCAGGTATTGCAACTGTTGATGAATTAGAACCTGGCATATAGTttgtgggtggggaggaaaggggaacagtggttaatggtggtcttcctaaggttgcacacataaagcaagaggacaggtcacCTAAACcggtgaggttggcgaatgctagcccttcttGTAATagggttagccaggagaagggctgcaagtcttgtgatagcttggtttcctGTCTGTGGATTTGTGTATGGATTAAGGGTCGAATCTGGACTAGACTCCGCCACAAGTACAGGTGGCTACTAGGCCAGCTACTACTGGCATCGTAGTAGACTGCCCCATGTTGGGGCGATGTCCACCGGGAGTGCCCTGGATCTGTTATTATCCAAGTGAATATGTTGGGAGTCCCTGTCGGGTAGCGAGTCCTGAGGAGGTTAGACTTTCTCGGGTATTCGTCCTATACCCTGGCTGAGTGCATTTTACAATAGTGGTATGGGCAACCTGcattctggtgccaccaataattcttacaattatattcagtctgatcatattcaaaacaaatcatgggtATCCCCGGTTGGGCAATTTGGAaattagtgaaattgaggtaaattggagtattgcacccggagggggggcagtctgcactagctagcagtttacccgcttggggggtttccccggggtgagttttgttctcatagagccagaacttccagacatagggattagacggcgcagcagttAGGAGAGTCAGAtgtataaggcataaaagcataggcaagctagacatggttacggctatgtgggtgacggcgcagggttagctttaagggattgttcttagctttgtctacagtccatgtaaccggtgctccagacggctcgagaaggtcggatgttgggtccactggtttgacgtgtgtgtagtggatccacgaagcgatgccttctactttgagagcggtgggagtagtcaggagtacttgcagtggtcctttccacctgggttgaagagtttcttgccggtggcgcttgactaggacccagtctcccggctggaacggatgaggcgtcggcggaggtcctgcctcgtacagttctcgtagtctgggccaaatttcctggtgaattttctgtaaggcttgtaaggagaacaggagctcagagacattttcagtttcaggtttgagtaagtcatcttttagactggggaccagggatgggggtctgccatacatgatttcatatggtgtgaggcctagtctgtaaggggtatttcgggcccggaacagagcgtaggggagaagtactacccaattagcgccagtctccatggtcaatttagttaaggtctccttcagagtccgattcattctttctacctgtcctgagctttggggcctataagcacaatgtaatttccaatttgccccaagaatggaagccaaatcctgacttaccttagcaacgaaggctggtccattgtctgaccctatttggacgggaaagccatacctggggaggatttcttccaaaattttctttgctacaacctgagcagtttttctcttagttgggaacgcttctgtccatcctgaaaaagtatctcagtctctgacgttacagccgctcctgcataccgctggccttggtggacgtagctgctgccatcagtgaaccaggtgagttctgtgtcggggagcggacgatcttgcaggtcctcccgcaccccatgcacctgagccagtatctcagtgcactcatgggacggggcgtccaagtctggatttggcagcagtgaag is a window from the Macaca mulatta isolate MMU2019108-1 chromosome 13, T2T-MMU8v2.0, whole genome shotgun sequence genome containing:
- the LOC144333994 gene encoding uncharacterized protein LOC144333994, with amino-acid sequence MYWPFSTSDLYNWKSQNARFSDNPKDLTSLLDSVMFTHQPTWDDCQQLLRILFTTEERERIQVEARKLVPGDDGQPTANPDLINAAFPLTRPRWDYNTAEALQKIHQEIWPRLRELYEAGPPPTPHPFQPGDWVLVKRHRQETLQPRWKGPLQVLLTTPTALKVEGIASWIHYTHVKPVDPTSDLLEPSGAPVTWTVDKAKNNPLKLTLRRHPHSRNHV